TGTGCTGGGCGATCTCCTCGCCGTGGTCGACGGAGATCTCGATCACCAGGTCGGGGGTGGAGCCGCCGGCGACCTCGGTCACCGCGTCGCGCATCAGCTGGCGGGGTACGGGGTTGATGGCGGGCTCCCCCACGTCCAGCGGCAGTCCGGGAAGGGTCACCGTGCCCACGCCGGGGCCGGCCACGAACTGGATCCCGCTGCCCGCCGGGCCGGGTCGCACGGTCGAGCGGATCAGCGCGAGGTGCGTGACGTCCGGGTCGTCGCCGGCGTCCTTGACGACGCCGGCCATCGCGGAGCCGTCGTCCAGGCGTTCGACGGCGAGCGCGAAGGAGGGGGTCTGCCCGCGCGGCAGCACGATCTGCACCGGGTCCGGGAACTCGCCGGTGAGCAGCGCCGTGTACGCGGCCTTGGTGGCGGCGGTCGCGCAGGCGCCCGTCGTCCAGCCCCGCCGCAGCTCGGTCATGGGGTCAGTGTGCCGGGCGGCGGTGACCGGTGAGCGGGGCGGTGCTGGTGGTCGGCGGGACCGGCGAGGCCCGGGACCTGGCGGGGCGGCTCGTCGACAGCGGCATCGGGGTGCTGACCTCGCTGGCCGGTGCGGTGGCCCGGCCCCGGCTGCCCGAGGGTGAGGTGCGGATCGGCGGGTTCGGCGGGCCGGACGGCCTGCGGGACTGGTTGGTCGGGCACCGACCGCTCGCCGTGGTGGACGCCAGCCACCCGTTCGCGGCTCGGATCTCCCGGTCCTGCGTGGTCGCCTGTGCGGCGACCGAGGTGCCGCTGCTGCGGTTGGAGCGACCGGCGTGGGCACCCGGCGAGGGCGATCGCTGGCACGAGGTGGACGACGTCCGCGAGGCGGCGGAGGTCGCCTCCCGGTTGGGCCGCAGCCTGCTGGTCACCACCGGACGGCGCGACCTGGCGCCGTTCGCCGCGTTGACCGAGGTGCGGGTGCTCGCGCGGTGCGTGGACCCGCCGACGCAGCCGCTGCCGTCGCACGTCGAGGTGCTGCTGGACCGCGGGCCCTACACCGTGGACGGCGAGCAGGCCCTGATGCGCGAGCACGGGGTCGACGTCCTGGTGACGAAGAACAGCGGCGGCCCGCTGGTCGCGGCCAAGCTGCGCGCCGCGCGTGAGCTCGGGGTCGCGGTGGTGATGATCCGGCGGCCGGCCCCCGCCGGAGCACCGACCGTGCCGGACGTCGACGCCGCCCTGGCATGGGTCCAGGGCCGTCTGCCCGACGACGTGGCAACCTCGCATCGCCCGTGAGGCGAGGCTGCCACGTTCTGGTCAGGTGCTCGGGTAGTGGCGGGGGGTGAGAACCAGGGGCTGACCCGGGTCGCCGTTCACCCCCGGGCGCGCCAGCACCTGAGTCGTCGACGAGCCGATGATCAGCAGGCACCGCATGTCGATTGACGACGGATCGAGGTCGCCCAACGTCACCACCCGCACTGTCTCGGCCGGCCCACCGACGTCCCGGCCGACGACCACCGGGGTGGTCGCCTGGCGATGACGCAGCAGCACCTGCTGAGCTGCCTCGACCTGCCAGGTGCGGGAGCGCGACGCCGGGTTGTAGATCGCGATGGCCAGGTCGGCCGCCGCGAGAGCGTCGAGCCGCCGCTCGATGACGTCCCAGGGCTTGAGGCGGTCGCTGAGCGACACGACGGCGTAGTCGTGGCCGAGCGGCGCCCCGACCCGGCTGGCCACCGCCTGCGCCGCGGTCAGGCCGGGAACGACCCGGACGCCGACCGCGGCCCAGCGCTCGTCCGCCGCCTGCTCGACGACGGCCGCCGCCATCGCGAACACGCCGGGATCGCCGGACGACACCACCGCGACCCGAGCGCCGGACGCGGCCAGTGCGAGCGCGTGGTCGGCGCGGTCGGCCTCCACCGTGTTGCCCGAGGCGTGCCGGGTCTGCCCGCTGCGCACCGGGACGCGGTCGAGGTAGGTCCGGTAGCCCACGAGGTGGTCCGCCCGCTCGAGCTCGCGCTTCGCCTGCGGGGTCAACCAGCCCTCCTCCCCCGGGCCGAGGCCGACCACCACCACTTCGCCGGGGGCGCACGGTGGCGCAAGGCCGTTGCCGGACAACGGCTCTGGCACCACGGCGCCGATCGCCGACTGGCCCATCGAACGCTGGCCGGTAGGACTGGGCAACAGCGCGAGCGAGAAGTACGGGACGGTCTGCGGGTCGACGTCGCGCAGGGCAGTGGTGCGCTGGTCGGGAGTGGACGCACGCTCGACGTACCAGGCGGACGGCCCCCGTCCGGCGTCCTCGATCGCGCCCGAGACGGTGCCGAACGTGCGGCCGAGCTTGAGCACCGCAGCCGAGTCGGTGTCGGCCAGCCGCCGCGCGAGCTCGGCCCGCGGCAGGGTCCCGGGCAGGATCGTAAGCACCTCGTCGCGCTCGACCAGGGGCCGGCCGAGCGCGGCGGCCGCGGCGCTCACCGAGGTGACACCGGGCACGACCTGCGTCTCGTAACGGCCGGCGAGCCGCTCGTGGGTGTACATGTACGAGCCGTAGAACATCGGGTCGCCCTCGCACAGCACCACGACGTCCCGCCCGGCGTCCAGGTGCCCGGCCAGCCGCACGGCGACCTCGTCGTAGAAGTCGCGGACGGCCCCTTCGTAGCCGTCGGGGTGCGCCGTCGTCCCTGTCGTCACCGGGTAG
This DNA window, taken from Angustibacter luteus, encodes the following:
- a CDS encoding cobalt-precorrin-6A reductase, translated to MSGAVLVVGGTGEARDLAGRLVDSGIGVLTSLAGAVARPRLPEGEVRIGGFGGPDGLRDWLVGHRPLAVVDASHPFAARISRSCVVACAATEVPLLRLERPAWAPGEGDRWHEVDDVREAAEVASRLGRSLLVTTGRRDLAPFAALTEVRVLARCVDPPTQPLPSHVEVLLDRGPYTVDGEQALMREHGVDVLVTKNSGGPLVAAKLRAARELGVAVVMIRRPAPAGAPTVPDVDAALAWVQGRLPDDVATSHRP
- a CDS encoding precorrin-2 C(20)-methyltransferase, with amino-acid sequence MARGRLWGVGLGPGDPELVTVKAARLVGAADVLAFHSGPHGRSIARRIADPYVRDGQIEEPLVYPVTTGTTAHPDGYEGAVRDFYDEVAVRLAGHLDAGRDVVVLCEGDPMFYGSYMYTHERLAGRYETQVVPGVTSVSAAAAALGRPLVERDEVLTILPGTLPRAELARRLADTDSAAVLKLGRTFGTVSGAIEDAGRGPSAWYVERASTPDQRTTALRDVDPQTVPYFSLALLPSPTGQRSMGQSAIGAVVPEPLSGNGLAPPCAPGEVVVVGLGPGEEGWLTPQAKRELERADHLVGYRTYLDRVPVRSGQTRHASGNTVEADRADHALALAASGARVAVVSSGDPGVFAMAAAVVEQAADERWAAVGVRVVPGLTAAQAVASRVGAPLGHDYAVVSLSDRLKPWDVIERRLDALAAADLAIAIYNPASRSRTWQVEAAQQVLLRHRQATTPVVVGRDVGGPAETVRVVTLGDLDPSSIDMRCLLIIGSSTTQVLARPGVNGDPGQPLVLTPRHYPST